A section of the Pseudomonas tritici genome encodes:
- a CDS encoding YggS family pyridoxal phosphate-dependent enzyme, which yields MTGQAEHLTTLHADHGRYPQAVSVEDFRRNLAAVQQRIIDACHRVGRDPATVRLLPVSKTFDEAHLRLAYAAGCRLLGENKVQEAQRKAQAMSDLHDLQWSVIGHLQTNKAKQVARFASEFQALDSLRVAEVLNHRLQLEGRQMDVFVQVNTSGEASKYGLALEDVAAFIAALPAFPALRVRGLMTLALFCADVVRVRPCFVRLRELRDRLLAQVPEGVSLQELSMGMSGDFEIAIEEGATVVRVGQAIFGARAMPDAYYWPTADARPRNDDELPALAP from the coding sequence ATGACTGGGCAAGCCGAACACCTCACCACGCTCCACGCCGACCATGGTCGCTATCCGCAGGCGGTCAGCGTCGAGGACTTTCGTCGCAATCTTGCCGCTGTGCAGCAACGCATCATTGATGCCTGCCACCGCGTCGGGCGTGACCCGGCCACCGTGCGGTTGCTGCCGGTCAGCAAGACCTTCGACGAAGCCCATCTGCGCCTGGCCTATGCCGCCGGTTGCCGCCTGCTCGGCGAAAACAAGGTGCAGGAGGCCCAGCGCAAGGCGCAAGCCATGAGCGACCTGCACGACCTGCAATGGTCAGTCATCGGCCACCTGCAAACCAACAAGGCCAAGCAGGTTGCGCGTTTTGCCAGCGAATTCCAGGCGCTCGACAGCCTGCGCGTGGCCGAAGTGCTGAACCATCGCCTGCAGCTCGAAGGTCGGCAGATGGATGTGTTCGTGCAGGTCAACACCTCGGGCGAAGCCAGCAAGTACGGCCTGGCTCTCGAGGATGTGGCGGCGTTCATCGCGGCGCTGCCGGCATTCCCGGCGCTACGGGTTCGCGGGCTGATGACCCTGGCGCTGTTTTGCGCCGACGTGGTGCGGGTGCGCCCCTGCTTCGTGCGCTTGCGTGAATTGCGCGACCGCTTGCTCGCGCAGGTGCCCGAGGGCGTGTCGCTGCAGGAGTTGTCGATGGGTATGTCGGGCGACTTTGAAATTGCCATTGAAGAGGGTGCAACCGTGGTACGCGTCGGCCAAGCCATCTTCGGTGCCCGCGCCATGCCAGATGCCTATTACTGGCCCACGGCCGACGCCAGACCGCGCAACGACGACGAGTTGCCGGCGCTCGCCCCTTAA
- a CDS encoding PLP-dependent aminotransferase family protein, giving the protein MAKTFELETLKMRLNDVEFQLLDLHQRIQRALRALILDGALGPGLKLPATRVLATSLGCARDTVENAYVQLHRDGFIVRREGAGSYVCDTVGVELRGATRRRIKAQEVRSNAAAPGAELSQRGRMIFETGGVSDQQVIKAFATGLPETRSFPTDVWERLQRQVMKDYRANVLLHGDPQGAEPLRKAIATYLNLERGAKCSPDQVLVLSSTRQALYLCAQLLVDAGKPILLENPGYYGARKAFEIAEAKVLPIDVDERGIRTDLLYADRSGANCVYVTPSHQYPTGVTLPLERRLELINWAAEKSKWLIEDDYDSEFHYDGQPTACVQGLDKYQRTLYIGTFSKTLYPGLRMGYMVLPHELVKPFAYARSMMDGHTPQVLQLTLARFMEDGHYNAHVRAMRKLYAGRRSIMHDAIGKYLGEVVTAQLPPGGLQIPCLLKAGWSEEKTIRQAATAGVQLSGLSKLYAGEPQQYGWLLGYSSLTAYEIEAAMLRLANALKI; this is encoded by the coding sequence ATGGCAAAAACCTTCGAGCTCGAAACCCTGAAAATGCGCCTCAACGACGTGGAGTTTCAGCTGCTGGACTTGCACCAGCGCATCCAGCGGGCGTTGCGCGCACTGATCCTCGACGGCGCCCTCGGCCCCGGCCTGAAACTGCCTGCCACACGGGTCTTGGCAACGTCACTGGGGTGCGCCCGCGACACCGTCGAGAACGCCTACGTGCAGTTGCATCGGGACGGGTTTATCGTACGCCGCGAGGGTGCTGGCAGTTACGTCTGCGACACGGTCGGCGTCGAATTGCGCGGCGCCACACGCCGGCGCATCAAGGCCCAGGAAGTGCGCAGCAACGCCGCCGCACCCGGCGCCGAGCTGAGCCAGCGAGGGCGGATGATCTTCGAAACGGGCGGCGTCAGCGACCAGCAAGTCATCAAGGCCTTCGCCACCGGTTTGCCGGAAACCCGCAGTTTCCCCACGGATGTCTGGGAACGCCTGCAACGCCAGGTGATGAAGGACTATCGCGCCAACGTGCTCTTGCACGGCGACCCGCAAGGCGCCGAGCCGCTGCGCAAGGCGATTGCCACCTACCTGAACCTAGAGCGCGGGGCCAAGTGTTCGCCCGATCAGGTGCTGGTGCTGAGCAGCACGCGCCAGGCCTTGTACCTCTGCGCGCAGCTGCTGGTGGATGCCGGCAAGCCGATCCTGCTGGAAAACCCTGGCTATTACGGCGCACGCAAAGCCTTCGAGATCGCTGAAGCCAAGGTGCTGCCCATCGATGTCGATGAACGCGGCATCCGCACCGACCTGTTGTACGCCGACCGCAGCGGCGCCAACTGCGTGTACGTCACACCGTCGCACCAATACCCCACCGGCGTGACGCTGCCGCTGGAACGGCGCCTTGAGTTGATCAACTGGGCAGCGGAAAAAAGCAAGTGGCTGATCGAGGACGACTACGACAGCGAGTTCCATTACGACGGACAACCCACCGCCTGCGTGCAGGGTCTGGACAAGTATCAGCGCACGCTCTACATCGGCACGTTCAGCAAGACGCTCTACCCCGGCTTGCGCATGGGCTACATGGTGCTGCCCCACGAACTGGTCAAGCCCTTTGCCTACGCACGCAGCATGATGGACGGGCATACGCCGCAAGTGCTGCAACTGACCCTGGCGCGGTTTATGGAAGACGGCCATTACAACGCCCACGTGCGGGCCATGCGCAAGCTCTATGCCGGGCGCCGCTCGATCATGCATGACGCCATTGGCAAGTACCTGGGCGAGGTCGTCACCGCCCAGTTGCCGCCGGGCGGGTTGCAGATTCCCTGTCTGCTGAAAGCGGGCTGGAGCGAAGAAAAAACCATCCGCCAGGCGGCCACCGCCGGCGTGCAATTGTCCGGACTCAGCAAGCTGTACGCAGGCGAACCGCAGCAATACGGCTGGCTGCTGGGCTACTCGTCGTTGACCGCGTATGAAATCGAAGCCGCCATGCTGCGCCTGGCCAATGCGCTGAAAATCTAG
- a CDS encoding serine hydroxymethyltransferase produces MPHFAYRDGHALPVLSGVALAQADGDVWRAIDAERQRQMQSIELIAAENFVSRAVLEAQGSVLTNKHAEGYPGRRYYAGCCNVDAVEELANERARRLFNCAYANLQPHSGSQANQAVFLALLAPGDKILGLDLKSGGHLSHGAAFNMSGRWFQALSYGVHPLTHRVDMDQVEQMARQERPRLIIVGASAYSRALDFARFRAIADEVGAFLMADIAHVAGLVAGGAYPSPVPFAHVTTISTHTTLRGPRGGMILCNEPGIAQKINAAVFPGLQGAPLMHTLAAKAVALGEALQPAFSTYAHAVIANAQALCGRLAEGGLSVVSGGTDCHLGVIDLRPWGLVGNVAEQALEAIGITVNKNIVPGDEVKPSVTSGIRIGSAACTSRGMGVDEFREIGDMILAMLGGVRSGALDSRTERSIREGIGELTKRFKLPY; encoded by the coding sequence ATGCCGCATTTCGCTTATCGAGACGGGCACGCGCTGCCGGTGCTCAGTGGCGTCGCACTGGCCCAGGCGGACGGGGATGTGTGGCGTGCCATCGACGCCGAGCGCCAGCGCCAGATGCAGTCAATCGAGCTGATTGCTGCCGAGAATTTTGTCAGCCGTGCAGTGCTTGAAGCCCAGGGCTCGGTGCTCACCAACAAGCATGCCGAAGGGTATCCGGGGCGCCGTTATTACGCCGGCTGCTGCAACGTCGACGCGGTAGAAGAGCTGGCCAACGAGCGCGCCCGGCGGTTGTTCAACTGTGCCTACGCCAACCTGCAACCCCACTCGGGCAGCCAGGCCAATCAGGCGGTGTTTCTGGCGCTGCTGGCACCGGGCGACAAGATCCTCGGCCTGGACCTCAAGTCCGGCGGGCACCTGTCCCACGGTGCGGCGTTCAATATGTCCGGGCGCTGGTTTCAGGCCCTCAGTTATGGCGTGCATCCGCTGACCCATCGGGTCGACATGGACCAGGTCGAGCAGATGGCCCGCCAGGAACGCCCGCGATTGATCATCGTCGGCGCTTCGGCCTATTCACGGGCGCTGGACTTCGCGCGCTTTCGCGCAATTGCCGACGAAGTCGGGGCCTTCCTGATGGCCGACATTGCCCACGTCGCCGGACTGGTAGCGGGCGGTGCGTACCCGTCGCCGGTGCCGTTCGCCCACGTCACCACCATCAGCACCCACACCACACTGCGCGGGCCGCGCGGCGGGATGATCCTGTGCAACGAGCCGGGCATTGCGCAGAAAATCAATGCGGCGGTGTTTCCCGGCCTGCAAGGCGCGCCGCTGATGCACACGCTGGCGGCCAAGGCAGTGGCGCTCGGCGAAGCCTTGCAACCGGCGTTCAGCACCTACGCGCATGCGGTGATTGCGAACGCCCAGGCCTTGTGCGGGCGTTTGGCCGAAGGCGGGTTGTCGGTGGTCTCGGGCGGCACCGACTGTCACCTTGGCGTGATTGACCTGCGGCCGTGGGGCCTGGTCGGCAATGTCGCCGAACAGGCGCTGGAAGCGATCGGGATTACCGTGAACAAAAATATCGTGCCGGGCGACGAGGTCAAACCCAGTGTCACCTCCGGCATTCGCATCGGCAGCGCGGCCTGCACGTCGCGGGGCATGGGCGTGGATGAATTTCGCGAGATCGGCGACATGATCCTCGCCATGCTCGGCGGCGTGCGCAGCGGCGCCCTCGACAGTCGCACCGAGCGCTCGATTCGCGAAGGCATCGGCGAACTGACCAAGCGTTTCAAGCTGCCTTACTGA
- a CDS encoding aspartate aminotransferase family protein, which translates to MSAAPAYLMHTSSRQPVSFSRGLGARLWDTDGVEYLDAIAGVAVTSLGHANPEIATAIAEQSTQLLHTTNMFRIPWQEQLGERLCLLSGMERAFFCNSGAEANEAALKLARLHAHARGVAQPQVLVMDNSFHGRTLATLAATGNPAVHAGFEPLMPGFVRVPYNDIEAIRAVAAQSPNIVAVLVEPVQGEGGVHAAFAGYLQGLRALCDEHDWLMMIDEVQTGMGRTGAWFGFQHAGIEPDVITLAKALGNGYPIGACLARGKAAELFSPGHHASTFGGNPLACRVGCTVLDIMQREHLPQRAAASGRRLLAALKLALGNHPEVVAIRGIGLMVGVELNRPCGELVDRAREEQRLLITVTRGTTMRLLPALICDDTQIDEIAARVIRLLSPAV; encoded by the coding sequence ATGTCCGCAGCACCCGCTTACCTGATGCACACCTCGTCCCGTCAGCCGGTCTCGTTCAGCCGAGGCCTGGGCGCTCGCCTGTGGGACACCGACGGCGTTGAATACCTGGATGCCATCGCCGGCGTGGCCGTGACGAGCCTGGGGCATGCCAACCCGGAAATTGCCACCGCCATCGCCGAGCAGTCCACGCAGTTGCTGCACACCACCAACATGTTTCGCATCCCGTGGCAGGAGCAACTGGGCGAGCGGTTGTGCCTGTTGTCCGGCATGGAGCGCGCGTTTTTCTGCAACTCCGGCGCCGAGGCCAATGAAGCCGCGCTGAAGCTGGCGCGGTTGCACGCCCATGCCCGAGGCGTGGCCCAGCCGCAGGTGCTGGTGATGGACAACAGCTTCCACGGGCGCACTCTCGCCACGCTGGCGGCCACCGGCAACCCGGCGGTGCACGCCGGTTTCGAACCGTTGATGCCCGGCTTTGTGCGCGTGCCGTACAACGACATCGAGGCGATTCGGGCGGTTGCGGCGCAGTCACCCAACATCGTTGCCGTGCTGGTCGAACCGGTGCAGGGCGAGGGTGGGGTGCATGCGGCGTTCGCGGGCTACCTGCAAGGGTTGCGCGCCCTGTGCGATGAACACGACTGGCTGATGATGATTGATGAAGTGCAAACCGGCATGGGCCGCACCGGCGCCTGGTTTGGCTTTCAACACGCGGGCATCGAGCCGGATGTCATCACCCTGGCCAAGGCACTTGGCAACGGCTACCCGATAGGCGCATGCCTGGCGCGGGGCAAGGCCGCCGAGCTGTTTTCCCCCGGTCACCATGCGTCCACGTTTGGCGGTAACCCGCTGGCCTGCCGCGTGGGGTGCACGGTGCTGGACATCATGCAGCGTGAGCACCTGCCACAACGCGCCGCCGCCAGCGGCCGACGCCTGCTGGCCGCGCTCAAGCTGGCGCTGGGCAACCATCCCGAGGTGGTGGCCATTCGTGGTATCGGCTTGATGGTCGGCGTCGAACTCAACCGCCCGTGCGGCGAGCTGGTCGACCGCGCCCGTGAAGAACAACGCCTGCTGATCACCGTCACCCGTGGCACCACCATGCGCCTGTTGCCCGCACTGATCTGCGATGACACACAGATCGACGAGATCGCCGCACGTGTCATTCGCCTGCTGTCGCCCGCTGTTTGA
- the serC gene encoding 3-phosphoserine/phosphohydroxythreonine transaminase — MARSHNFSAGPTAVPLEVLTQAHEEFFDFAGTGMSVMEISHRSRVFMDVARQAEQDLRNILGVPDAYKVLFLQGGASLQFAQVPMNLLGDKGTADYLHTGLWSGKAIEAARRYCDVRIAASARATGFDRVPDAASWHLNPDAAYLHYTENETVHGVQFIAPPDSAAPLVCDACSSLLSKPMDVARHDLVYAAAQKNMGVAGLTVVIVDPALLERSHAFTPDILNYAHISDAQSMLNTPATFPWYLTGLTLKWIKHNGGLPALHERNQAKAHRLYRAIDESGGFYRNRVQPAYRSINNVPFVLADSTLEKTFLRRAEAAGLNGLKGHASVGGLRASLYNAVSLTAVEALTDFMADFARAHG; from the coding sequence ATGGCCAGATCCCACAACTTCAGCGCCGGCCCCACGGCGGTGCCGCTGGAAGTGCTCACCCAGGCACACGAAGAATTTTTTGATTTTGCCGGCACCGGTATGTCGGTGATGGAGATCAGCCATCGCTCCCGCGTGTTCATGGACGTTGCCCGCCAGGCGGAGCAGGACCTGCGCAACATTCTCGGCGTGCCGGACGCATACAAAGTGTTGTTTTTGCAAGGCGGCGCCTCGCTGCAGTTCGCCCAGGTGCCGATGAACCTGTTGGGCGACAAAGGCACGGCGGACTACCTGCACACCGGCCTCTGGTCGGGTAAGGCGATTGAAGCGGCGCGGCGTTATTGCGATGTGCGAATCGCGGCCAGTGCCCGCGCAACCGGCTTCGACCGCGTGCCTGACGCAGCGAGCTGGCACCTCAATCCTGACGCCGCCTACCTGCATTACACCGAGAATGAGACGGTCCACGGCGTGCAATTCATCGCCCCGCCCGACAGCGCCGCGCCGCTGGTGTGTGATGCCTGTTCAAGCCTTTTGTCCAAGCCGATGGACGTCGCCCGGCACGACCTGGTGTATGCCGCCGCGCAGAAAAACATGGGGGTGGCCGGGTTGACGGTGGTCATCGTCGACCCCGCATTACTGGAACGCTCCCATGCCTTCACTCCGGACATTCTCAACTACGCCCACATCAGCGATGCGCAGTCGATGCTCAATACCCCGGCGACGTTTCCCTGGTACCTCACCGGCCTGACGCTCAAGTGGATCAAGCACAACGGCGGCCTGCCGGCCTTGCATGAGCGTAACCAGGCCAAGGCGCACCGGCTCTATCGCGCCATCGACGAGAGCGGCGGGTTCTACCGCAATCGGGTGCAGCCGGCGTACCGCTCGATCAACAACGTGCCGTTCGTGCTGGCGGATTCGACGCTGGAGAAGACCTTCTTGCGCCGCGCCGAAGCCGCCGGCCTTAACGGCTTGAAAGGCCACGCCAGTGTCGGCGGCCTGCGCGCCAGCCTCTACAACGCCGTCTCGTTAACCGCAGTCGAGGCGCTGACTGACTTTATGGCTGACTTCGCACGCGCACATGGGTAA
- the glyA gene encoding serine hydroxymethyltransferase has product MYDSTLTLDAFDPELREAIHNEAHRQEDHIELIASENYASPLVMQTQSTVLTNKYAEGYPGKRYYSGCEYVDVAERLAIERVKTLFNCDYANVQPHAGAQANAAVFLALINPGDTVMGMNLAQGGHLTHGNPANFSGRHYKIVPYGLDPKTGFLDYDEMERIALQTRPKMLIGGFSAYSRYKDWARMRTIADKVGAIFWVDMAHVAGLVAAGEYPDPLPHAHVVTSTTHKTLRGPRGGLILSKGQDEAFYKKLDSAVFPGVQGGPLMHQIAAKAVAFKEALTPEFRVYQAQVVINARAMAAVLQKRGYKIVSGGTDNHMMLIDLSDKPYTGKDADAALSSAYITANKNSVPNDPRSPFVTSGLRIGSPAVTTRGFGVEACEQVAGWLCDVLDALEYGDSDKVGHHVREQVVALCRRYPVYR; this is encoded by the coding sequence ATGTATGACTCAACGCTCACCCTGGATGCTTTCGACCCTGAACTGCGTGAGGCGATTCATAACGAAGCGCATCGCCAGGAAGACCACATTGAGCTGATCGCGTCGGAGAACTACGCCAGCCCGCTGGTCATGCAGACCCAGAGCACGGTACTCACCAACAAGTACGCCGAGGGCTATCCCGGCAAGCGCTACTACAGTGGTTGTGAATACGTCGATGTAGCCGAGCGGCTGGCGATTGAGCGGGTCAAGACCCTGTTCAACTGCGACTACGCCAACGTGCAGCCTCACGCGGGTGCGCAGGCCAACGCGGCGGTGTTCCTCGCGTTGATCAACCCCGGTGACACGGTGATGGGCATGAACCTGGCCCAGGGCGGCCACCTGACCCACGGTAACCCGGCGAACTTTTCGGGCCGGCATTACAAGATCGTGCCCTACGGGCTGGACCCGAAAACCGGTTTTCTCGACTACGACGAGATGGAACGAATTGCCCTGCAGACGCGCCCGAAAATGTTGATCGGCGGCTTCTCGGCGTACTCGCGCTACAAGGACTGGGCACGCATGCGCACCATCGCCGACAAGGTCGGCGCCATATTCTGGGTCGACATGGCCCACGTCGCCGGGTTGGTCGCCGCCGGCGAATACCCGGACCCGCTGCCCCATGCGCATGTGGTCACCAGCACCACGCACAAAACCCTGCGCGGCCCACGGGGCGGTTTGATTCTGTCGAAGGGCCAGGACGAAGCCTTCTACAAAAAACTCGATTCGGCAGTGTTTCCCGGCGTGCAGGGCGGCCCGCTTATGCACCAGATTGCAGCCAAGGCCGTAGCGTTCAAGGAAGCGCTGACGCCTGAGTTCCGCGTCTACCAGGCCCAAGTGGTGATCAACGCCCGCGCCATGGCGGCGGTGCTGCAAAAGCGCGGCTACAAGATCGTCTCGGGCGGAACCGACAACCACATGATGCTGATCGACCTGTCCGACAAGCCCTACACCGGCAAGGACGCCGATGCGGCATTGAGCAGCGCCTACATTACCGCGAATAAAAACTCGGTGCCGAATGACCCACGCTCACCCTTCGTGACCTCCGGCCTGCGCATCGGCAGCCCGGCGGTGACGACGCGGGGCTTCGGTGTCGAGGCCTGCGAGCAAGTGGCAGGGTGGTTGTGCGACGTACTCGACGCCCTGGAATATGGCGACAGTGACAAGGTCGGCCACCACGTGCGCGAACAGGTTGTCGCACTGTGCCGGCGTTATCCGGTTTATCGCTGA
- a CDS encoding benzoate/H(+) symporter BenE family transporter yields MPSTQSQSSLRLRDVLHPVVAGLISVIVNYGGTFILVFQAAKVAGLSPELTASWVWSVSIGVGVTGLFLSWVSREPIITAWSTPAAAFLIVALATTPYAEAIGAYLISAAAFVLLGVSGYFERAVRLIPPGVAAGLLGGILLQFGIGAFASMTVDPLLVGLLIGAYIVFKRLSARYAVVGILVLGLGFLLMQGRVDFSGLALAFATPVFTRPEFSLNALLSVALPLFLITLTGQYMPGMLVLRNDGFKTSANPILSVTGLGSLLMAPFGSHAFNIAAITAAICTGKEASEDPSKRWIAGVAAGVFYILVGIFGVTLAAVFMAFPATFITTLAGLALLGTIGGSLANAMADVKSREASLITFLACAANITLLGIGGAFWGLLIGLAAYAVLNGQLPRREKNTAVTTKGATR; encoded by the coding sequence ATGCCCTCTACTCAATCCCAGTCGTCCCTGCGTCTGCGGGATGTGCTGCACCCGGTGGTTGCCGGGCTGATTTCGGTGATCGTCAATTACGGCGGCACCTTCATTCTAGTGTTCCAGGCCGCCAAGGTTGCCGGCCTCAGCCCTGAGCTGACGGCGTCGTGGGTCTGGTCGGTGTCGATTGGCGTCGGTGTGACAGGGTTGTTCCTCAGTTGGGTGAGCCGCGAGCCGATCATCACCGCCTGGTCGACCCCGGCGGCGGCGTTCTTGATCGTTGCCCTGGCGACCACGCCCTACGCCGAGGCGATTGGTGCGTATTTGATTTCAGCGGCGGCGTTCGTGCTGCTGGGGGTATCCGGCTATTTTGAAAGGGCTGTGCGCCTGATCCCGCCTGGCGTTGCGGCGGGCCTGCTGGGCGGCATTCTCTTGCAGTTCGGCATCGGTGCATTCGCGAGCATGACGGTCGACCCGCTGTTGGTGGGGCTGCTCATCGGCGCCTACATCGTGTTCAAACGCTTGAGCGCACGCTACGCGGTGGTCGGCATTCTGGTACTGGGGCTGGGCTTTTTGCTGATGCAGGGGCGAGTGGATTTTTCCGGACTGGCGCTGGCGTTCGCCACACCGGTATTCACGCGGCCCGAGTTCTCGCTCAATGCGTTGCTGAGCGTGGCGTTGCCGCTTTTTTTGATTACCCTCACGGGGCAGTACATGCCGGGCATGCTGGTGCTGCGCAATGACGGCTTCAAGACCAGCGCCAACCCGATTCTCAGCGTGACCGGGCTGGGTTCGTTGCTGATGGCGCCGTTCGGCTCCCATGCGTTCAATATCGCGGCAATCACGGCGGCGATCTGCACCGGCAAGGAAGCGTCCGAAGACCCTTCCAAACGCTGGATCGCCGGGGTAGCGGCAGGGGTGTTCTACATCCTGGTGGGGATTTTTGGCGTAACCCTGGCGGCGGTGTTCATGGCCTTTCCGGCGACGTTCATTACCACCCTGGCCGGGCTGGCGCTGCTCGGCACCATCGGCGGCAGCCTGGCCAATGCCATGGCGGACGTCAAATCCCGTGAAGCCTCGCTGATCACCTTTCTGGCGTGCGCCGCCAACATCACCTTGCTTGGCATTGGCGGCGCGTTCTGGGGCTTGCTCATCGGCCTCGCGGCGTATGCGGTACTCAATGGGCAACTGCCACGTCGTGAAAAAAACACTGCGGTGACCACCAAGGGAGCGACCCGCTGA
- a CDS encoding AurF N-oxygenase family protein, translating to MDRLNCGTDDVVQNMLAKLSGLWKTRAAVNNPQPDYWGLAFDPKKQDFSLSLLPFRHHQAWLEAPQDLQSKCLSYAWGIYNLKTIYIECDVVVPACEDIIKTPPHSQNRALLQDVMSQALLDEALHTRMSIMACNYIYDMRKLTPLDFSAFNLVTWREALLANCTAEWERRLTRFGVACASETLITDYLKTMAEDTSIQAVCHEVTRTHAIDEWSHSSVFSFVASDIVHGLSRTEREYLRSIILRTVQMFANNEMGAWAKVFSILQMPHASEILHDVGDNNEISVYTDSLQALIDRIGLTDKGLSSAEHAIETLSEKARA from the coding sequence ATGGACCGTTTGAATTGTGGTACCGATGACGTGGTACAAAACATGCTCGCCAAGTTGTCCGGGCTCTGGAAAACCCGCGCTGCCGTGAACAATCCGCAACCGGATTACTGGGGCCTGGCCTTTGACCCGAAGAAGCAGGATTTCAGCCTGTCGCTGCTGCCGTTCCGTCATCACCAGGCCTGGCTCGAAGCACCGCAGGACCTGCAATCCAAGTGCCTGTCCTACGCGTGGGGCATCTACAACCTCAAGACGATCTACATCGAATGCGACGTGGTGGTGCCCGCCTGCGAGGACATCATCAAGACCCCGCCACACAGCCAGAACCGCGCCCTGCTGCAGGACGTGATGTCCCAGGCACTGCTGGACGAAGCCCTGCACACGCGCATGTCGATCATGGCCTGTAACTACATCTACGACATGCGCAAACTGACCCCGCTGGATTTCAGCGCGTTCAACCTGGTGACCTGGCGCGAAGCCCTGCTGGCCAACTGCACGGCCGAATGGGAGCGCCGCCTGACCCGTTTTGGTGTGGCGTGCGCGAGTGAAACGCTGATCACCGATTACCTCAAGACCATGGCCGAAGACACCAGCATCCAGGCGGTGTGCCACGAGGTCACACGCACCCACGCCATCGATGAATGGAGCCATTCCAGCGTGTTCAGTTTCGTCGCCTCCGACATCGTTCATGGCCTGAGCCGCACCGAGCGCGAGTACCTGCGCTCAATCATCCTGCGCACCGTGCAGATGTTCGCCAACAACGAAATGGGCGCATGGGCCAAGGTGTTCTCGATACTGCAGATGCCGCATGCCAGCGAGATCCTGCATGACGTGGGCGACAACAACGAAATCAGCGTATACACCGACTCGCTCCAGGCCCTGATCGACCGTATCGGCCTGACCGACAAAGGCCTGAGCAGCGCCGAACACGCCATCGAAACCTTGAGCGAGAAGGCCCGCGCATGA
- a CDS encoding MFS transporter — translation MTSFRIGLLPQVAAAHFVSHLHIMVLAALFPLLAAFFDVDYVQLGLALSLFNIVTALVQAPMGFAVDRFGARRLLLAALAVGSSSFLLIALVPNYLCLLIGMALAGVANAVYHPADYALLSRHIDPAHIGKAFSVHTFAGFLGAAVAPVFLLSIAVASTPAMAFAAAAGVGFVALAVLSIPGAALAQVNYVSPAADPAPLDTRRRSLLSPMVLSLTLLFVLLNLSTGAIEKFSVAALMQGQGVALTWANSALTAFLFASAFGVLAGGALADRTRRHGVVAASAFALACGLILLVATAHLSELALLLVLGVAGFLTGVIAPSRDMLVRAASPKGAEGKTFGIVSTGFNIGGTLGPVGFAWLLDQGHHNSIFWASAAFMGLTVALTLMQERHLAKARKMPALHPQFN, via the coding sequence ATGACGTCTTTTCGTATCGGACTGCTGCCGCAGGTCGCAGCCGCGCACTTTGTCAGTCATCTGCACATCATGGTGCTGGCGGCGTTGTTTCCCCTCCTCGCGGCTTTTTTCGACGTCGATTACGTGCAGTTGGGCCTGGCCCTGAGCCTGTTCAACATCGTCACCGCGCTGGTGCAGGCGCCGATGGGATTTGCCGTGGACCGTTTCGGCGCACGGCGCCTTCTGTTAGCCGCGCTGGCAGTGGGCAGTAGCAGTTTCCTGTTGATTGCACTCGTGCCCAACTACCTTTGCTTGCTGATCGGCATGGCGCTGGCCGGCGTCGCCAACGCGGTTTACCACCCGGCCGACTATGCCCTGCTGTCCCGCCATATTGACCCTGCCCACATTGGCAAAGCATTCTCCGTGCACACCTTCGCCGGCTTCCTCGGCGCCGCCGTGGCCCCGGTGTTTTTGTTGAGCATCGCCGTGGCGAGCACGCCGGCCATGGCGTTTGCCGCCGCCGCAGGCGTAGGGTTTGTCGCGCTGGCGGTGTTGTCGATACCTGGCGCGGCACTGGCCCAAGTCAATTATGTGTCGCCAGCGGCCGACCCGGCGCCCCTCGACACGCGTCGGCGCTCGTTGCTGTCGCCCATGGTGCTGAGCCTGACGTTGTTATTCGTGCTGCTGAACCTGAGCACCGGCGCAATTGAAAAATTCTCGGTCGCGGCCCTTATGCAAGGCCAGGGCGTGGCCTTGACCTGGGCCAACTCGGCACTCACCGCGTTCCTGTTTGCCAGCGCCTTTGGCGTGCTGGCAGGCGGCGCACTGGCCGACCGCACCCGCCGCCATGGCGTGGTGGCCGCCAGCGCGTTTGCCCTGGCCTGCGGGTTGATACTGTTGGTCGCCACGGCGCACTTGAGCGAGCTGGCACTGCTGCTGGTACTCGGTGTAGCGGGATTCCTGACCGGGGTGATCGCGCCGTCCCGCGACATGCTGGTGCGCGCAGCGTCGCCGAAAGGCGCGGAAGGCAAGACCTTCGGCATTGTCTCCACCGGCTTCAATATCGGCGGCACCCTCGGCCCGGTCGGGTTCGCCTGGCTACTCGACCAAGGCCACCACAACTCGATTTTCTGGGCCAGTGCTGCCTTTATGGGCCTGACGGTCGCGCTGACCCTGATGCAGGAACGGCACTTGGCCAAAGCCCGGAAAATGCCCGCATTACACCCGCAATTCAACTGA